From Megalobrama amblycephala isolate DHTTF-2021 linkage group LG8, ASM1881202v1, whole genome shotgun sequence, the proteins below share one genomic window:
- the mitfa gene encoding melanocyte inducing transcription factor a isoform X3, with protein sequence MPPGPGASAPNSPMALLTLNCEKEMDDVIEDIISLESSYNDDILGFMDAGLQMTNAIPVSANLLDMYNNHALPPAGVTINNSCSNLPSVKRELSVTPAPGMMHIMDNPGPCGKFDNYQRPEGFPVEAEVRALAKERQKKDNHNLIERRRRFNINDRIKELGTLIPKSNDPDMRWNKGTILKASVDYIRKLQKEQQKAKELENRQKRLEHANRHLLLRIQELEMQARAHGLAVIPSPSLYSADLVARAIKQEPGMGNCTSDLYSHLPSPDISRPTTLDLNNGTISYNDSPTEEEEPGVYDSPNKTSAKLEDMLMDNTLSPVGSSDPLLSSGSPIPSNSSGSSSMDEHENGC encoded by the exons ATGCCCCCTGGACCAGGAGCCAGCGCTCCTAATAGCCCTATGGCCCTTCTCACCCTCAACTGTGAGAAAGAG ATGGATGACGTAATTGAAGACATCATAAGTTTGGAATCGAGCTACAACGATGATATTCTTGGGTTCATGGATGCGGGACTTCAAATGACTAATGCG ATTCCAGTTTCTGCAAACCTATTGGACATGTACAACAATCATGCTCTTCCTCCTGCTGGGGTTACCATTAACAACTCCTGCTCTAACCTACCGTCTGTCAAAAGGGAATTATCCG TTACCCCAGCACCTGGCATGATGCACATAATGGACAATCCAGGACCATGTGGCAAGTTTGACAATTATCAAAGGCCTGAAGGCTTTCCAGTAG AAGCAGAGGTCAGAGCCTTGGCAAAAGAGAGACAAAAGAAGGACAACCATAACCTCA TTGAAAGAAGGCGGCGTTTTAATATAAATGATAGAATTAAGGAGCTGGGGACATTAATTCCAAAGTCAAATGATCC GGACATGAGGTGGAATAAGGGGACCATCCTGAAAGCTTCGGTGGATTATATTAGGAAACTGCAGAAAGAGCAGCAGAAAGCAAAAGAGCTGGAAAACAGACAAAAGAGACTAGAACATGCAAACAGACATCTCCTGCTTCGTATTCAG GAGCTTGAGATGCAAGCCCGTGCTCATGGACTCGCCGTTATACCCTCTCCCAGCCTTTATTCCGCTGACCTGGTGGCTCGAGCTATCAAACAAGAGCCCGGGATGGGGAACTGCACATCTGATTTGTACTCGCACCTCCCCAGTCCTGACATATCCCGCCCCACCACTCTGGACCTCAACAACGGCACCATCAGCTACAACGACAGCCCCACAGAGGAAGAGGAACCGGGGGTCTATGACAGCCCCAACAAGACCTCCGCCAAGCTGGAGGACATGCTTATGGACAACACCCTGTCTCCAGTGGGCAGCAGTGACCCCCTGCTGTCCTCCGGCTCCCCCATCCCATCCAACAGCAGTGGCAGCAGCAGTATGGATGAACATGAAAATGGCTGTTAG
- the mitfa gene encoding melanocyte inducing transcription factor a isoform X2, protein MLEMLEYSHYQVQTHLESPSKYHIQQTQRQQVKHYLSSALGAKLSPQASTGPGPSQPTEHGMPPGPGASAPNSPMALLTLNCEKEMDDVIEDIISLESSYNDDILGFMDAGLQMTNAIPVSANLLDMYNNHALPPAGVTINNSCSNLPSVKRELSEAEVRALAKERQKKDNHNLIERRRRFNINDRIKELGTLIPKSNDPDMRWNKGTILKASVDYIRKLQKEQQKAKELENRQKRLEHANRHLLLRIQELEMQARAHGLAVIPSPSLYSADLVARAIKQEPGMGNCTSDLYSHLPSPDISRPTTLDLNNGTISYNDSPTEEEEPGVYDSPNKTSAKLEDMLMDNTLSPVGSSDPLLSSGSPIPSNSSGSSSMDEHENGC, encoded by the exons ATGTTGGAGATGCTAGAGTACAGTCATTACCAG GTGCAGACCCACCTGGAGAGCCCCTCAAAATACCACATCCAGCAGACCCAGAGGCAGCAGGTGAAGCATTACCTGTCCAGTGCACTGGGAGCCAAGCTAAGCCCACAGGCCAGCACAGGGCCCGGCCCCAGCCAGCCCACGGAACACGGCATGCCCCCTGGACCAGGAGCCAGCGCTCCTAATAGCCCTATGGCCCTTCTCACCCTCAACTGTGAGAAAGAG ATGGATGACGTAATTGAAGACATCATAAGTTTGGAATCGAGCTACAACGATGATATTCTTGGGTTCATGGATGCGGGACTTCAAATGACTAATGCG ATTCCAGTTTCTGCAAACCTATTGGACATGTACAACAATCATGCTCTTCCTCCTGCTGGGGTTACCATTAACAACTCCTGCTCTAACCTACCGTCTGTCAAAAGGGAATTATCCG AAGCAGAGGTCAGAGCCTTGGCAAAAGAGAGACAAAAGAAGGACAACCATAACCTCA TTGAAAGAAGGCGGCGTTTTAATATAAATGATAGAATTAAGGAGCTGGGGACATTAATTCCAAAGTCAAATGATCC GGACATGAGGTGGAATAAGGGGACCATCCTGAAAGCTTCGGTGGATTATATTAGGAAACTGCAGAAAGAGCAGCAGAAAGCAAAAGAGCTGGAAAACAGACAAAAGAGACTAGAACATGCAAACAGACATCTCCTGCTTCGTATTCAG GAGCTTGAGATGCAAGCCCGTGCTCATGGACTCGCCGTTATACCCTCTCCCAGCCTTTATTCCGCTGACCTGGTGGCTCGAGCTATCAAACAAGAGCCCGGGATGGGGAACTGCACATCTGATTTGTACTCGCACCTCCCCAGTCCTGACATATCCCGCCCCACCACTCTGGACCTCAACAACGGCACCATCAGCTACAACGACAGCCCCACAGAGGAAGAGGAACCGGGGGTCTATGACAGCCCCAACAAGACCTCCGCCAAGCTGGAGGACATGCTTATGGACAACACCCTGTCTCCAGTGGGCAGCAGTGACCCCCTGCTGTCCTCCGGCTCCCCCATCCCATCCAACAGCAGTGGCAGCAGCAGTATGGATGAACATGAAAATGGCTGTTAG
- the mitfa gene encoding melanocyte inducing transcription factor a isoform X1: MLEMLEYSHYQVQTHLESPSKYHIQQTQRQQVKHYLSSALGAKLSPQASTGPGPSQPTEHGMPPGPGASAPNSPMALLTLNCEKEMDDVIEDIISLESSYNDDILGFMDAGLQMTNAIPVSANLLDMYNNHALPPAGVTINNSCSNLPSVKRELSVTPAPGMMHIMDNPGPCGKFDNYQRPEGFPVEAEVRALAKERQKKDNHNLIERRRRFNINDRIKELGTLIPKSNDPDMRWNKGTILKASVDYIRKLQKEQQKAKELENRQKRLEHANRHLLLRIQELEMQARAHGLAVIPSPSLYSADLVARAIKQEPGMGNCTSDLYSHLPSPDISRPTTLDLNNGTISYNDSPTEEEEPGVYDSPNKTSAKLEDMLMDNTLSPVGSSDPLLSSGSPIPSNSSGSSSMDEHENGC, encoded by the exons ATGTTGGAGATGCTAGAGTACAGTCATTACCAG GTGCAGACCCACCTGGAGAGCCCCTCAAAATACCACATCCAGCAGACCCAGAGGCAGCAGGTGAAGCATTACCTGTCCAGTGCACTGGGAGCCAAGCTAAGCCCACAGGCCAGCACAGGGCCCGGCCCCAGCCAGCCCACGGAACACGGCATGCCCCCTGGACCAGGAGCCAGCGCTCCTAATAGCCCTATGGCCCTTCTCACCCTCAACTGTGAGAAAGAG ATGGATGACGTAATTGAAGACATCATAAGTTTGGAATCGAGCTACAACGATGATATTCTTGGGTTCATGGATGCGGGACTTCAAATGACTAATGCG ATTCCAGTTTCTGCAAACCTATTGGACATGTACAACAATCATGCTCTTCCTCCTGCTGGGGTTACCATTAACAACTCCTGCTCTAACCTACCGTCTGTCAAAAGGGAATTATCCG TTACCCCAGCACCTGGCATGATGCACATAATGGACAATCCAGGACCATGTGGCAAGTTTGACAATTATCAAAGGCCTGAAGGCTTTCCAGTAG AAGCAGAGGTCAGAGCCTTGGCAAAAGAGAGACAAAAGAAGGACAACCATAACCTCA TTGAAAGAAGGCGGCGTTTTAATATAAATGATAGAATTAAGGAGCTGGGGACATTAATTCCAAAGTCAAATGATCC GGACATGAGGTGGAATAAGGGGACCATCCTGAAAGCTTCGGTGGATTATATTAGGAAACTGCAGAAAGAGCAGCAGAAAGCAAAAGAGCTGGAAAACAGACAAAAGAGACTAGAACATGCAAACAGACATCTCCTGCTTCGTATTCAG GAGCTTGAGATGCAAGCCCGTGCTCATGGACTCGCCGTTATACCCTCTCCCAGCCTTTATTCCGCTGACCTGGTGGCTCGAGCTATCAAACAAGAGCCCGGGATGGGGAACTGCACATCTGATTTGTACTCGCACCTCCCCAGTCCTGACATATCCCGCCCCACCACTCTGGACCTCAACAACGGCACCATCAGCTACAACGACAGCCCCACAGAGGAAGAGGAACCGGGGGTCTATGACAGCCCCAACAAGACCTCCGCCAAGCTGGAGGACATGCTTATGGACAACACCCTGTCTCCAGTGGGCAGCAGTGACCCCCTGCTGTCCTCCGGCTCCCCCATCCCATCCAACAGCAGTGGCAGCAGCAGTATGGATGAACATGAAAATGGCTGTTAG